Proteins found in one Chloroflexota bacterium genomic segment:
- a CDS encoding ABC transporter ATP-binding protein — translation MSQEPVIKVNNAKKTFESDRGPVEALGGFDMYANEGEFVSIVGPSGCGKSTLLWAMAALWPLTSGSIIIDGQEVVSPRREVGMVFQSANLLPWRNLKQNIHFPFEIMGLKVNEYQDRIDELIQLTSLTGFENHHPRELSGGMQQRASIVRALSYDPDVMLMDEPFGALDAFTRDEMNLMLLDIWEASQKTIVFVTHQIPEAVYLSDRIYVMTPRPGRNSKIFDIDLPRPRPLSITTEAHFFELTAEIKETIYGDVAASVETGDYEIDQFAH, via the coding sequence ATGAGCCAGGAACCAGTCATAAAAGTCAACAATGCAAAAAAAACTTTCGAGAGCGACCGCGGCCCGGTAGAGGCCCTGGGCGGTTTCGACATGTATGCCAACGAAGGCGAGTTCGTATCCATCGTCGGGCCCAGTGGCTGTGGCAAGAGCACGCTGCTCTGGGCGATGGCCGCGTTGTGGCCGCTCACATCGGGCAGCATCATCATCGATGGCCAGGAGGTGGTGAGTCCCAGGCGCGAGGTGGGCATGGTGTTTCAGAGTGCCAACCTGTTGCCGTGGCGTAACCTGAAACAGAATATCCATTTTCCCTTCGAGATCATGGGTTTGAAGGTAAACGAATATCAGGATCGTATCGATGAACTGATCCAATTGACCTCGTTGACCGGCTTCGAGAACCATCATCCGCGCGAGCTGTCGGGCGGCATGCAGCAGCGCGCCTCCATCGTGCGAGCGTTGTCTTACGACCCGGACGTGATGCTGATGGACGAACCATTTGGCGCTCTTGACGCGTTCACCCGGGACGAGATGAACTTGATGCTGCTGGATATTTGGGAGGCCTCACAAAAGACGATCGTATTCGTCACACACCAGATTCCCGAAGCAGTCTATCTCTCCGATCGAATCTATGTAATGACGCCCCGCCCTGGCCGCAATTCCAAGATATTTGACATCGATCTGCCCCGCCCCCGCCCCCTTTCCATCACCACTGAGGCTCATTTCTTCGAGTTGACAGCTGAGATCAAAGAAACCATTTACGGCGATGTCGCTGCCTCTGTGGAAACGGGCGATTACGAAATTGATCAATTCGCGCACTGA
- a CDS encoding ROK family transcriptional regulator, giving the protein MTPTTGNAALLRKVNESAVLKLLREEGPFARAEIARQLHLSPPTITRIVADLIEGRLVLEREASDSTGGRPPTLIEFNAQAGSVVGVYIGQQMTGALANLSGRVLARRSKDSLTGDAGVQQLLTLVADLLEEANRRGVPVRGVAVGAPSIVLFPQGVVVWSPTLGWQNLALKDILTERLGVPVFIENEVNLIALGESWRGAGRGLENLACISLGGGIGAGLILNGRLYRGAGSAAGEIGYMIPSQRLLSQEYDTFGCLEGIAGSLGIINRAQERIRAGEMSLLHDEGNNGAEPHSLTVSQVLEAAREQDSLACAVVSETVDYLSVAIANLACLIAPERIIISGELAEYGDLFIEPIRQRLQGLIPHTPDIVVSELKLDAVILGAVAVALRETSDALFVQPSQA; this is encoded by the coding sequence GTGACTCCTACTACAGGAAACGCCGCCCTGCTGCGGAAAGTCAATGAATCAGCAGTCCTCAAGTTATTGCGGGAGGAGGGGCCCTTTGCACGTGCCGAGATCGCCCGGCAGTTGCATTTGAGCCCGCCTACCATTACGCGCATCGTCGCCGATCTCATCGAGGGCAGACTTGTTCTGGAGCGGGAAGCGAGCGATTCCACAGGTGGCCGCCCTCCAACACTCATCGAGTTCAACGCCCAAGCCGGTTCCGTGGTTGGGGTTTATATTGGACAGCAAATGACTGGGGCTCTGGCCAATCTGAGTGGACGGGTATTGGCGCGAAGGTCGAAGGATTCGCTCACGGGAGATGCAGGTGTGCAGCAACTGCTCACTCTTGTTGCCGATCTCCTGGAAGAGGCGAATAGGCGGGGAGTACCGGTGCGCGGTGTCGCCGTGGGTGCGCCGTCGATTGTGCTCTTTCCCCAGGGTGTCGTCGTCTGGTCGCCCACTCTTGGCTGGCAGAATCTTGCTCTGAAAGACATTTTGACGGAGCGGTTGGGCGTTCCCGTTTTCATCGAAAACGAGGTCAATCTGATCGCCCTGGGAGAAAGCTGGCGCGGGGCCGGGCGCGGGCTGGAGAATCTGGCGTGCATCTCGCTGGGCGGGGGCATCGGGGCTGGATTGATCTTGAACGGCAGGTTGTATCGCGGCGCGGGCAGCGCTGCCGGTGAGATCGGATATATGATTCCCAGCCAGCGGTTGTTGAGCCAGGAGTATGATACCTTCGGCTGTCTGGAAGGGATTGCCGGCAGTTTGGGCATCATCAACCGCGCTCAGGAGCGAATCAGGGCCGGGGAAATGTCGCTGCTCCACGATGAAGGCAATAATGGGGCTGAACCGCATTCGCTAACGGTTAGCCAGGTGTTGGAAGCGGCAAGAGAGCAAGACTCCCTGGCTTGCGCGGTGGTTTCGGAGACAGTCGATTATCTGAGCGTCGCCATTGCCAATCTTGCCTGTCTGATCGCCCCCGAACGCATTATCATCAGCGGTGAACTGGCCGAATATGGCGATCTGTTCATCGAACCGATTCGGCAGCGTTTGCAGGGACTGATTCCCCATACGCCCGACATCGTTGTGTCCGAATTGAAATTGGACGCCGTTATTCTTGGGGCTGTTGCCGTGGCGCTGCGCGAGACCAGCGACGCTCTGTTTGTGCAACCCTCTCAAGCTTGA
- a CDS encoding NUDIX domain-containing protein yields the protein MSQPLSDRRPNHFCPPPRHTVVPRTLCFILHGDEVLLIERSLNRHLFPGKINGLGGHVERHENVETAARREILEESGLLVSDLWLAGVVHVDGSTGQTEVDNAGHFPGVMLFVFTAQSESKQVLPTEEGELFWSPLSSVDGLDWVDGDPRLLQRALAARSRGETFFGTIGSG from the coding sequence ATGTCACAGCCCCTGTCCGATCGCCGGCCGAACCATTTTTGCCCACCTCCCCGACACACAGTTGTGCCTCGCACTCTCTGCTTCATTTTGCACGGAGACGAGGTTCTGCTAATAGAACGCTCGCTGAACAGACATCTCTTCCCCGGCAAGATCAACGGGCTTGGCGGCCATGTGGAAAGGCACGAGAACGTTGAGACGGCGGCAAGACGCGAGATTCTCGAGGAGTCGGGACTGCTCGTATCGGACCTTTGGCTGGCAGGGGTCGTGCATGTTGATGGCAGTACGGGTCAAACCGAAGTGGACAACGCCGGCCACTTCCCGGGTGTCATGCTTTTTGTTTTCACCGCCCAATCGGAGAGCAAACAGGTCCTGCCCACAGAGGAAGGGGAGCTTTTCTGGAGTCCTCTGAGCTCGGTAGATGGCCTTGATTGGGTGGATGGCGATCCCAGGTTGCTGCAACGGGCCCTGGCTGCCCGCTCCCGCGGCGAAACCTTTTTCGGCACCATTGGATCCGGTTGA
- a CDS encoding aspartate kinase, with protein MRVLKFGGTSVGNADAFKQVAKIVAKLKETDSQVVVVTSAMNGVTDILIDAAQAAAAGDRRPYREARDDLLAKHQMVAGQLISNGVERAALGRLFESRLSSFERLCRSVDVLGELTPRGLDVISGTGERLSAPLLAAVLRANGIAAEWVDAAEIIVTDENFGGANPLLEPTIDQANTRLEPLLQGGVVPVVTGFVAATEDGISTTLGRGGSDYSAAILGAALQADEVQIWTDVNGIMTADPRIVPGARTIPEISYIEAAELAFYGARVLHPKTILPSVERGIALRVLNTFDPDHPGTLIVKEPKPTRDVAKAISAIEGLTMVTVEGRGMLGVPGIAARTFSAVARAGANVLMISQSSSEQSISFVIRVQDQAAVIAELRAEMQREMEAQHIDAVRAHEGVVIVAVVGAAMKGTPGIAARIFSALGKSGINVIAIAQGSSECNISLVIARGDAAEAVRCIHDAFGLHKLNGKVLDEKLLEKVISG; from the coding sequence ATGCGCGTGCTCAAGTTCGGCGGAACGTCCGTTGGCAATGCCGATGCATTCAAGCAAGTGGCGAAAATCGTGGCGAAATTGAAGGAAACTGATTCCCAGGTAGTGGTGGTCACCTCCGCTATGAACGGCGTCACAGATATCCTGATCGATGCTGCGCAGGCAGCCGCAGCCGGCGACCGGCGACCTTATCGGGAAGCGCGCGACGACCTGTTAGCAAAGCACCAGATGGTGGCAGGCCAATTGATCAGCAACGGTGTCGAGCGAGCCGCGCTGGGCAGGCTCTTCGAGTCACGGCTGTCCAGCTTCGAGCGCCTCTGCCGCAGCGTCGACGTGCTCGGCGAACTGACGCCCAGGGGCCTTGACGTCATCTCGGGCACCGGAGAGCGTCTCTCGGCGCCACTGCTGGCCGCGGTGCTTCGGGCCAACGGCATAGCAGCCGAATGGGTCGATGCAGCGGAAATCATCGTGACCGACGAGAATTTCGGCGGTGCCAATCCGCTGCTGGAGCCGACCATCGACCAGGCCAACACCCGGCTTGAGCCCTTGCTGCAGGGAGGCGTGGTACCGGTCGTAACCGGTTTCGTCGCTGCCACTGAAGATGGCATCAGTACTACCCTGGGTCGCGGCGGCTCCGATTACTCCGCCGCTATCCTGGGTGCCGCGCTGCAGGCTGATGAGGTCCAGATATGGACCGATGTCAACGGTATCATGACTGCCGACCCAAGAATCGTGCCCGGAGCCCGTACGATTCCCGAAATCTCCTACATCGAGGCAGCCGAACTGGCTTTTTACGGCGCCAGGGTCCTGCATCCAAAAACGATTCTACCATCGGTTGAGCGCGGCATTGCCCTTCGTGTGCTGAACACATTTGATCCCGATCATCCCGGTACCCTCATTGTGAAGGAGCCCAAGCCCACCAGGGATGTCGCCAAGGCCATTTCAGCCATCGAGGGATTGACGATGGTGACTGTTGAAGGCCGGGGCATGCTTGGTGTGCCGGGCATCGCGGCCCGAACCTTCAGCGCGGTGGCCCGGGCAGGCGCCAACGTATTGATGATCAGCCAGTCCTCCTCGGAACAAAGCATCAGCTTCGTGATCCGGGTGCAGGATCAGGCAGCAGTGATCGCGGAACTGCGCGCTGAAATGCAAAGGGAGATGGAAGCGCAACACATCGACGCAGTGCGCGCCCACGAAGGGGTTGTGATTGTGGCGGTAGTGGGCGCGGCAATGAAAGGCACGCCAGGAATCGCAGCCAGAATCTTCTCCGCTCTGGGCAAGTCCGGCATCAATGTGATCGCCATCGCTCAGGGCAGCAGCGAGTGCAATATCTCCCTGGTCATCGCCCGTGGCGACGCCGCCGAAGCCGTACGTTGTATTCACGATGCCTTCGGCCTCCACAAGCTGAACGGCAAGGTACTGGATGAGAAACTGCTGGAAAAAGTGATTAGTGGTTAG